One Polynucleobacter sp. SHI8 genomic window, AGACGTTACTCATTTGAAAGTAGGTGATCAAGTCTGTGCTTTAACACCTGGCGGATCCTATGCAGAGTTCTGCGTCACAGATGCGGGGAGTTGTTTACCTATACCCAAAGGGTTGTCCATGCTGCAAGCAGCAGCCATCCCAGAAAATTATTTTACTGTTTGGTCTAACTTATTCGACATGGGGCACCTTCAAGCAGGCGAAAGTATTCTGATTCATGGAGGTTCTAGTGGTATTGGAATTACCGCTATTCAATTGGCCAAGCAGTTTGGTGCAAGCGTTTATGCGACCGTAGGTAATGCAGAAAAAATGAAAGCCTGCAAACAATTAGGCGCTGATGCAGTGTTTAATTACAAAGAAGAGGATTTTGTTGAACGGGTCCTTGAGTTGACGAACAAAAAGGGCGTGAATGTCATCTTAGATATGGTTGGTGGGTCTTATATTCAACGGAATCTCAATTCCTTGGCAATCGATGGGAGGCTATTACAAGTAGCTTTTCTTGAAGGAAGTAAAGCATCTCTTGATGTTCAAGCCATTATGCGCAAAAGGCTCACTTATACAGGTGCCACATTACGACCAAGAAGTGATTTACAAAAAGCGCACATTGCCCAAGCTTTGCAAAAAAATGTGTGGCCCCTACTCGAAAATGGAAAGTGCTTACCAGTCATAGATTCCGTTCATCCCTTGGATGAAGTGGTTAAAGCACACGAACGTATGGAAAGCAGTGCACATATTGGCAAAATCATGCTGCAGGTAATCTAGACTTTAGACAGCGATTTCAGCCGTTTGATTCACTTTAGTTTTTAGTCCAAGCTCTTGTAAAAGAGCGCGATCCGCAGCAGCTTCAGGATTATTGGTTGTCAGGAGTTTATCGCCATAAAAAATTGAATTAGCTCCAGCCATAAAACACATGGCTTGAACGGCTTTACCAAGTTCTTGTCGCCCTGCAGAAAGACGTACTCGTGCTGTTGGCATCGTGATACGGGCAACGGCAATTGTCCTAACAAATTCAAGTGGGTCAAGTGGCGGTTGATTTTCCAGAGGAGTGCCTGGCATCGGAACTAAGTGATTAATGGGCACAGACTCTGGATAGGGGGAAAGATTCGCCAGTCGCGCAATTAGTGAGGCGCGTTGACGACGAGATTCGCCCATGCCAATAATACCCCCACAACAAACCGACATGCCACTTTCTCGCACATGACCTAAGGTATTGATACGATCTTGATATTCACGAGTTTGTATTACGCTGCCATAAAAATCTTCACTAGTATCAAGATTATGGTTATAAAAATCCAAGCCAGCTTCTTTGAGGGCATGAGCTTGAGTTGCCTCTAACATTCCAAGCGTTGCACATGTTTCTAAACCAAGTGCTTTTACCTCCCGAATCATGACCGCAACTTTTTCAATATCTCGGTCCTTTGGTTCGCGCCAAGCTGCGCCCATGCAGAAACGATTAGAACCAGCTGCTTTGGCAGCTCTTGCAGCCTCTAATACCTCATCAATATCCATTAACTTGGTAGCTTCAACACCGGTGTGATATCGGGCTGCTTGTGGGCAATAGGAGCAGTCTTCAGGACAACCACCTGTTTTGATAGATAGAAGCGTTGCAAGTTCAACATCGCCATCAGGAAAGTATGTTCGATGCACATCTGCGGCTTTAGTCATTAATACCTGAAAAGGTAAATCATATAAAGCTTCGACTTGCGCAATCGACCAAGGTGTAGAAGTAGTAGTCATAGGTACAGTGTAAACAATTTTATTCAATTTTACGAAAGATGATGCATGTGGCTAAGATTTATTTTTTTAGAAGATTATCGACAATCGGGGTTAATGCAACTCCGATTTTTTTTGCCGCGTAATCAGAAATATGATTGCTATAGCTATAGATAAAGTTAGACCCTTCTGTAATCGTACACATATTATTTTTGACATCGCATAAATAGGGACTTGTATCAAAAATAATTAAGTTAGGGTGAAGCTTTTGAAGAGATTTTAACCATTCCTTATAAGGTTGCATGCCATTTAAAAATTGATCATAAGCAATCGAGCAATAAGGGTTTGCTCTTCGGGTGAACACTTGATTGAAAAAAGAAGAAGATGTTAAACCTCCCTCAATACAGCTTGTGGGATCAGGGAAGGTGGGGTTATCAATAATGACGATGACTTTTTTGCCCGCATTTTCTAGGGCGGTTATTTGTTTACTCCAAATATCCAGTTGCGAAAATGGATCAGGAGATTCAGAGGTAATGAGGCCAGTATGTTTATCCAGAGGGAACAGGCTGGAGACGGTATTTGCAATAGCAACCACTTCAATATGAGGTGTTTTACTTACCGATTCAAATACTTGTTGAATACGGGGATCAGCCCCAGCACCAATAGGTGTTGGATGAATCCCGTCCACTAACAACCAGTGTCCCTTTTCAGAAGAAACACTAGTGAGGCCGTAATATAGCGCCTCAGCTTTACTATCTCCTAATATGGCAAATTTGATAGGCTCTCGTTTATCAGCAAAACAATCTAGATCTGGGGATATGGGCAGAGATAGTTCACAAGGACGAAGCATCTCGTTTCTGAACTCGCCCACCACCATCGTATTTGGATTAGCGCTTAAAACATGTTCGTGTCGATGT contains:
- a CDS encoding NAD(P)H-quinone oxidoreductase, producing the protein MNKTMRVVTHGSGGPAQVMRIEELEIPHPSDHQILIKSHVVGINRPDVFQRSGSYPPPPGASPYLGLEVAGEVVSVGKDVTHLKVGDQVCALTPGGSYAEFCVTDAGSCLPIPKGLSMLQAAAIPENYFTVWSNLFDMGHLQAGESILIHGGSSGIGITAIQLAKQFGASVYATVGNAEKMKACKQLGADAVFNYKEEDFVERVLELTNKKGVNVILDMVGGSYIQRNLNSLAIDGRLLQVAFLEGSKASLDVQAIMRKRLTYTGATLRPRSDLQKAHIAQALQKNVWPLLENGKCLPVIDSVHPLDEVVKAHERMESSAHIGKIMLQVI
- the bioB gene encoding biotin synthase BioB, producing the protein MTTTSTPWSIAQVEALYDLPFQVLMTKAADVHRTYFPDGDVELATLLSIKTGGCPEDCSYCPQAARYHTGVEATKLMDIDEVLEAARAAKAAGSNRFCMGAAWREPKDRDIEKVAVMIREVKALGLETCATLGMLEATQAHALKEAGLDFYNHNLDTSEDFYGSVIQTREYQDRINTLGHVRESGMSVCCGGIIGMGESRRQRASLIARLANLSPYPESVPINHLVPMPGTPLENQPPLDPLEFVRTIAVARITMPTARVRLSAGRQELGKAVQAMCFMAGANSIFYGDKLLTTNNPEAAADRALLQELGLKTKVNQTAEIAV